A single window of Actinomycetes bacterium DNA harbors:
- a CDS encoding thioesterase family protein, with translation MSTSEDGTQNMTFEDATALMPVEEGTFGWEVPDGWQQGRGAWGGLVAGGLARAVLIRAADPVRRLRTMSVHMCAPLRVGPATVRVDALRVGSGMSTWAAEVRDSDGLVAHAVVITGRPRAADLVQLPTWGDAPAPTLPHWLDVDVLGTDGPGWPPFMGHVEFRVCAGLPLTGSPARCAGYVGFRDGSTWDAERLVAIIDAWYPTALAALAESRPLATVSYAAHLLLAPEHVETGKPLVFESTMSAANDGYTTETRRLWTHDGRLVVENHQSVAVIR, from the coding sequence GTGTCCACCAGCGAGGACGGGACGCAGAACATGACCTTCGAGGATGCCACCGCCCTGATGCCCGTCGAGGAGGGGACCTTCGGCTGGGAGGTCCCCGATGGTTGGCAGCAGGGCCGCGGGGCATGGGGCGGCCTGGTCGCGGGCGGCCTCGCCCGGGCCGTGCTGATACGCGCGGCCGACCCGGTCCGGCGGCTGCGCACGATGTCGGTGCACATGTGTGCCCCCCTACGGGTTGGACCGGCCACCGTCCGTGTCGACGCCCTGCGGGTGGGCTCGGGGATGTCCACCTGGGCGGCGGAGGTGCGCGACAGTGACGGGCTGGTGGCGCATGCGGTCGTCATCACCGGCCGCCCCCGGGCGGCCGACCTGGTCCAGCTGCCGACCTGGGGCGATGCGCCGGCACCAACGCTGCCGCACTGGCTTGACGTGGACGTGCTAGGGACCGACGGGCCGGGCTGGCCGCCCTTCATGGGGCACGTGGAGTTTCGTGTCTGCGCCGGGCTGCCGCTCACCGGGTCCCCCGCTCGGTGCGCCGGGTACGTCGGCTTCCGGGACGGCTCAACCTGGGATGCCGAGCGCCTGGTCGCCATCATCGACGCTTGGTACCCGACCGCACTCGCGGCGCTGGCGGAGTCTCGGCCGCTCGCCACGGTGAGCTACGCCGCCCACCTGCTCCTGGCACCGGAGCACGTCGAGACCGGCAAGCCCCTGGTGTTCGAGTCGACCATGTCCGCCGCGAACGACGGCTACACCACCGAGACGCGCCGGCTGTGGACCCATGACGGTCGACTCGTTGTCGAGAACCACCAGTCAGTGGCGGTCATCCGCTGA
- a CDS encoding nuclear transport factor 2 family protein — MQAFRDAVARGDLEAVAALLAEDVRFTSPVAYRPYQGRDITLAILGAVMRVFSDFRYVREIGSDGPDHVLVFEARVGERAIQGCDLLHVDDQGQIDDFVVMVRPLSAAQALAAAMAEQFDRIDREVGVGRETH, encoded by the coding sequence GTGCAAGCCTTTCGCGACGCCGTTGCCCGCGGCGACCTCGAAGCCGTCGCTGCCCTGCTCGCCGAGGACGTCCGCTTCACCAGCCCCGTTGCGTACCGCCCCTATCAGGGTCGGGACATCACCCTCGCCATCCTCGGCGCGGTGATGCGCGTCTTCTCCGACTTCCGCTACGTCCGCGAGATCGGCTCCGACGGCCCGGACCACGTGCTCGTCTTCGAAGCAAGGGTCGGCGAGCGGGCCATCCAGGGGTGCGATCTCCTGCACGTCGACGACCAGGGTCAGATCGACGACTTCGTCGTCATGGTCCGACCCCTCTCGGCCGCCCAGGCGCTCGCCGCCGCCATGGCCGAGCAGTTCGACCGGATCGACCGCGAGGTGGGCGTGGGGCGGGAGACCCACTAG
- a CDS encoding VOC family protein has protein sequence MAIARYPSIVIDCPDPDALAAFYAAMLDWTVESSPGWADIRADYGQCISFQQVRDYSRPAWPTQHGAQQMHLDVVVDDLDAAEVAVLELGASKHDHQPGTSFRVFLDPAGHPFCLCLG, from the coding sequence ATGGCCATCGCCCGCTACCCGAGCATCGTCATCGACTGTCCGGACCCGGATGCCCTCGCCGCGTTCTACGCCGCGATGCTGGACTGGACGGTGGAGTCCTCACCCGGCTGGGCCGACATCCGTGCGGACTACGGGCAGTGCATCTCCTTCCAGCAGGTTCGGGACTACTCCCGACCGGCCTGGCCGACCCAGCATGGGGCCCAGCAGATGCACCTGGACGTGGTCGTCGACGACCTCGACGCGGCCGAGGTTGCGGTCCTCGAGCTCGGGGCGAGCAAGCACGACCACCAGCCCGGTACGTCGTTTCGGGTGTTCCTCGACCCGGCGGGGCACCCGTTCTGCCTCTGCCTCGGCTGA